A single genomic interval of Helicoverpa zea isolate HzStark_Cry1AcR chromosome 19, ilHelZeax1.1, whole genome shotgun sequence harbors:
- the LOC124639268 gene encoding gastrula zinc finger protein XlCGF57.1-like → MEFSGLILPLTKNICRTCLLESDTTMFKNIQDLIEHEMIKVKLIDILVFLNCLENDDEENWPQGICSSCVSTALVAYNFKLNCLKANSTLSQILMIQSPTNLQRTDIDSIDINVVYQDHEYDVPLFSSHPTLDFDTTLTDNKLTPLPPVSEITSTEQPPRIEGEKRYACTVCSQTFTRLYGLQYHMAKHTDTRKYLCAKCGKSFHTSNGLNQHLKSHREIAQFKCGFCHKTYKSKQSLKEHFRVAHSSNRMLFICVTCGKRFTAKSTLIKHVKIHNGEKFACPSCPKTYTRASYLRAHSLVHTGQNKPRPFLCTQKGCDRSFSTKHSLLVHFAHTHSKDRPHKCDICFKGFATSAGLNIHIESHGNKEVTCNICGNKLRNKRVLQKHMKTHDVDANDMIVETVDQAY, encoded by the coding sequence ATGGAGTTTTCGGGGTTAATTCTTCCTTTGACAAAAAACATATGTCGTACTTGTCTTTTAGAGTCTGATACGACGATGTTCAAAAACATTCAAGATTTGATTGAACACGAGATGATTAAGGTTAAACTAATTGATATTTTGGTTTTTCTTAATTGTTTGGAGAATGATGACGAAGAAAACTGGCCTCAAGGAATATGTTCTTCGTGTGTTTCTACAGCCTTAGTCGCTTATAATTTCAAGTTGAACTGTTTGAAGGCTAATAGTACGTTATCACAGATACTAATGATACAATCTCCCACTAATTTACAGAGGACTGATATAGATTCTATCGACATCAATGTTGTTTATCAAGATCACGAGTATGATGTCCCACTGTTTAGTAGCCATCCAACATTAGATTTTGATACCACTTTGACTGATAATAAATTGACACCCCTTCCACCTGTTAGTGAAATTACTTCTACTGAGCAACCACCTCGAATAGAAGGAGAGAAGCGATATGCTTGCACTGTATGTTCCCAGACATTTACTAGGCTGTATGGTCTCCAGTATCATATGGCTAAACATACTGACACAAGAAAGTACCTGTGTGCTAAATGTGGAAAAAGTTTCCATACTTCTAATGGATtaaatcagcatttaaaatcaCATAGAGAGATTGCACAGTTCAAATGTGGTTTTTGCCATAAGACTTATAAGTCGAAGCAGTCATTAAAGGAGCATTTTCGTGTGGCTCACTCTAGCAACCGCATGCTGTTTATATGTGTAACTTGTGGGAAAAGGTTCACAGCTAAATCAACATTGATCAAGCATGTTAAGATTCACAATGGCGAGAAATTTGCATGTCCTAGCTGTCCAAAGACATACACTAGAGCATCATATTTGAGAGCTCACAGCTTGGTTCATACTGGGCAAAACAAGCCCAGGCCCTTCTTGTGCACACAAAAGGGCTGTGATAGAAGTTTTTCAACTAAACATTCCTTATTAGTGCACTTTGCTCATACTCATTCAAAAGACAGGCCCCACAAGTGTGATATCTGCTTCAAGGGGTTTGCTACTTCAGCTGGTTTGAACATTCACATAGAATCTCATGGTAACAAAGAGGTTACATGTAATATCTGTGGTAATAAACTGAGAAACAAGAGGGTGTTACAAAAGCACATGAAGACTCATGATGTGGATGCTAATGATATGATTGTAGAAACTGTAGACCAAGCCTACTAG
- the LOC124639269 gene encoding synaptosomal-associated protein 29 has translation MSRPGATYVNPNKLFEDDDENDVDDETFVNSFRSRIPPPQPSKPAPSTYGSHIAALEQQRQAMLERQREIEQRTLDSSSRSIGLLRESEQIGIATAEELSRQREQLQNTNKRLDEINTNLNYSQKHLNGIKSVFYGLKNYISGKSDQTPPRSQPSPSTRSAGPSSRLNDTLDNLTQVNGEDRFRSHPATRLRELDAQVAAPITDSQRVNQVLDANLDEMVHAISRLKGLGIALGEEIEQQSDLIDTIHDKVEEADIKMGKQNKQMNKILGK, from the coding sequence ATGTCTCGTCCAGGGGCCACTTACGTTAATCCCAATAAATTGTTCGAGGACGATGATGAAAACGACGTCGACGACGAGACATTCGTCAACAGTTTTAGATCGAGAATCCCACCGCCTCAACCAAGTAAGCCAGCTCCATCCACGTATGGAAGTCACATAGCCGCCTTGGAACAACAAAGACAAGCTATGTTGGAAAGACAAAGGGAAATCGAACAACGAACCTTGGATTCATCATCGCGAAGCATAGGCTTGTTACGTGAGTCTGAACAGATCGGTATCGCTACCGCTGAAGAACTCAGTCGACAGCGCGAGCAACTGCAGAACACCAACAAACGGCTTGACGAGATAAACACCAACTTAAATTACAGTCAGAAGCATTTGAATGGCATTAAGTCTGTATTCTACGGCCTAAAGAACTACATTTCTGGTAAATCTGATCAGACACCTCCTAGAAGCCAGCCTTCACCAAGTACTCGCAGTGCAGGCCCCAGCAGCAGACTGAATGATACATTAGACAATCTTACCCAAGTCAATGGTGAAGATCGCTTCAGGTCGCACCCCGCCACCCGCCTGCGAGAGTTAGACGCCCAGGTGGCTGCCCCAATAACAGACAGCCAGCGTGTAAACCAAGTACTGGATGCTAACCTAGATGAAATGGTACATGCCATATCAAGACTGAAAGGCCTGGGAATAGCTCTTGGAGAAGAAATAGAACAGCAGAGTGACCTCATTGACACCATCCATGACAAAGTTGAAGAGGCTGATATCAAGATGGGCAAGCAAAACAAGCAGATGAACAAAATACTTGGTAAATAG
- the LOC124639764 gene encoding mediator of RNA polymerase II transcription subunit 31: protein MMAGKVMPETEEQNRIRFQVELEFVQCLANPNYIHFLAQRGYLKEATFINYIRYLQYWREPEYARYLKYPMCLHFLELLQHEAFRRECVSAQVCKFMDDQAILLWQHYTRRRTRTLQPPDAPAPPAPPAPPQQGPPRQQS, encoded by the exons ATGATGGCTGGAAAAG TGATGCCCGAAACGGAAGAACAAAATAGAATAAGATTTCAAGTTGAGTTGGAATTTGTTCAGTGTCTGGCTAATCCTAACTATATACATT TTTTGGCTCAGCGAGGATACCTGAAAGAGGCCACATTCATAAACTACATTCGTTACCTACAGTACTGGAGAGAACCAGAGTACGCTCGCTACCTGAAGTACCCAATGTGCCTTCACTTTTTGGAGCTTCTGCAGCACGAGGCATTTAGAAGAGAATGTGTGTCAGCACAG GTTTGCAAGTTCATGGATGACCAAGCTATTTTACTGTGGCAACACTACACGCGGAGACGCACGCGCACACTGCAGCCGCCCGAcgcccccgcgccgcccgcaccCCCCGCGCCTCCTCAGCAGGGCCCGCCGCGCCAGCAGTCATAG
- the LOC124639763 gene encoding LOW QUALITY PROTEIN: pickpocket protein 28-like (The sequence of the model RefSeq protein was modified relative to this genomic sequence to represent the inferred CDS: deleted 1 base in 1 codon) codes for MSTEEFLCRHTCSFASSTTLGRHCHRHHKMMVYPNREFGPRPPREHKDMFRKQNYWAQGKEPPPWYVWDTKIPISRSRSEERPPASKSTNNLEEGTNTCGSDLRNYLLTSTLHGLRYIGERKLTWFERFFWLTAFGCSLVSASFFILNIYAKWRSSPMIVSINPENMPLNNLPFPALTICNVNQAKKSVAERYWDYGDPVDKKLLMSLCSTKDDSEIFEDDIAGSADWDHTRSFLINVTQPCSEMLAKCIWDSSDVNCEDLFNAQLTDEGLCCTFNVVHRNNMFRNPRSLNDLNLTFPSPAVDWTPEGGYPPDAPSDGFPWRPKGIGTQHGLTLVLDANVAEYYCASTKSAGFKILLHNPTETPKIRNLGEIYGPGQEARIAIWPRILDAQPSLRTIDIKKRLCLFSNEKELVFFRTYTLKNCEMECEARAMLDVCKCVYYYMPKNKSTRICGKADAKCYSNMSRIMPDGRDVTCEECLPACTEIAYMERLSDAPLKASLVEQLAKSLGNRTPQYFTENMLVVHFFFEENTFMRFTKGEIFGLTEFLSNTGGLLGLCMGFSMMSAVELLYYLTLRALCIARRKPHKEPFVK; via the exons ATGTCCACAGAAGAGTTTTTG TGCCGGCACACGTGTAGTTTCGCATCGTCGACAACACTCGGCAGACATTGTCACAGGCACCACAAAATGATGGTCTATCCCAACAGAGAATTCGGACCGCGTCCTCCAAGAGAACATAAGGACATGTTTAGAAAG CAAAATTATTGGGCTCAAGGTAAAGAACCACCGCCTTGGTATGTGTGGGACACCAAGATACCGATCAGCAGGAGTAGAAGCGAA GAACGACCACCTGCTTCTAAAAGCACAAACAACTTGGAAGAAGGAACCAACACTTGTGGTAGCGATCTAAGAAATTACCTCCTTACTTCCACATTACACGGCCTGCGGTACATCGGCGAGCGAAAATTAACTTGGTTTGAAAG ATTCTTCTGGTTAACAGCTTTCGGCTGTTCTTTAGTAAGTGCGAGCTTCTTCATACTGAACATATACGCGAAATGGCGCTCGTCTCCCATGATAGTGAGCATAAACCCTGAGAATATGCCTCTGAACAACCTGCCCTTCCCTGCTCTCACTATATGCAACGTTAATCAGGCTAAGAAATCCGTTGCGGAAAGATATTGGGACTACGG GGATCCAGTCGACAAAAAACTGCTGATGAGTCTGTGTTCCACAAAGGACGACTCCGAGATATTTGAAGATGACATCGCCGGCAGCGCGGACTGGGATCACACCAGATCGTTCCTGATTAAC GTAACGCAGCCATGCAGTGAAATGCTGGCGAAGTGCATCTGGGACTCTTCGGATGTGAACTGCGAAGATCTGTTCAACGCACAGCTTACTGACGAAGGCCTCTGCTGCACCTTCAACGTGGTGCATCGGAATAACATGTTTCGAAATCC GCGATCATTGAACGACTTGAATCTAACATTTCCATCACCAGCAGTAGATTGGACTCCTGAAGGTGGCTACCCGCCCGATGCTCCATCTGACGGCTTTCCTTGGAGACCTAAAG GAATTGGCACCCAACATGGCCTCACCCTGGTTCTGGATGCAAATGTAGCCGAATATTATTGCGCTTCCACGAAAAGTGCTGGCTTCAAG ATCCTACTCCACAATCCTACAGAGACGCCGAAGATAAGGAACTTGGGGGAAATTTATGGACCAGGACAAGAAGCGCGGATCGCCATTTGGCCAAGAATACTAGATGCTCAACCTTCGTTGCGGAcaattgatattaaaaagagGCTATGTTTATTCTCTAATGAAAAGGAATTAGTATTTTTCAG AACTTACACTTTGAAGAACTGCGAAATGGAGTGTGAAGCGCGAGCCATGTTGGACGTATGCAAATGTGTCTATTATTATATGCCCA AAAACAAATCAACGCGCATTTGCGGGAAAGCTGACGCGAAATGTTATTCAAATATGAGCAGAATAATGCCAGACG GTCGTGACGTAACATGCGAGGAGTGTCTGCCAGCATGCACAGAGATCGCCTACATGGAGCGGCTGAGCGACGCGCCCCTCAAGGCATCGCTGGTGGAACAGCTAGCCAAGAGCCTCGGCAACAGAACGCCACAATACTTCAC GGAAAACATGCTGGTGGTGCACTTCTTCTTTGAAGAGAACACATTCATGAGATTTACCAAAGGAGAAATATTTGGCCTCACTGAATTCTTAT CGAACACAGGCGGCTTGCTGGGACTGTGCATGGGGTTCAGCATGATGAGTGCAGTGGAACTTCTCTACTACTTGACACTGCGCGCACTTTGCATAGCGCGTCGGAAGCCTCATAAAGAACCATTTGTTAAATAA